The following proteins are encoded in a genomic region of Bosea beijingensis:
- a CDS encoding HlyD family type I secretion periplasmic adaptor subunit yields the protein MTGRSLIKRPEHSLTIQADVTDVHEERTPSLRNLVLAGVAAIGVGFGGFGAWAVTARLDNAAVAPGLVAVDSKRKTVSHLEGGILKTLLKAEGERVAKGEPLLRLEDARQRAELQQLQAKRIGLEAKLARLRAEQTGAASIVFPADIVQMESPIAREVLRAEQGLFKSRAQVHDGKVHIQQRVIEQHQAESDALKAQIDATTQQRSLIDEEVKIMADLYEKRYAKRSQLVELQTKQSELSGKAGELAARKAKAEQAMAGANLEILSISLERQNDIGGEIQESQLMLSEVTERIVQAEDVLRRLVVTAPQEGIVANIRMRTAGSVIAAGEAILDIVPENEPLIVEAKVDPRDIDAVKIGAGTRVRLTAFNSRLLPPLQAKVNYVAPDQLVDEKTGAPYFVVRAEIDPESLKDYKVTLHAGMTAEVMIVNGARRAVDYLLSPITDSFNRAFRED from the coding sequence ATGACCGGACGGTCCCTGATCAAGCGCCCCGAGCATTCGCTCACGATTCAGGCCGACGTCACCGATGTCCATGAAGAGCGCACGCCGAGCCTGCGCAATCTTGTGCTGGCCGGTGTCGCCGCGATCGGCGTCGGCTTCGGCGGCTTCGGCGCCTGGGCGGTGACGGCCCGGCTCGACAATGCCGCCGTGGCGCCGGGCCTCGTTGCGGTCGACAGCAAGCGCAAGACCGTGAGCCATCTCGAAGGTGGCATCCTCAAGACCCTGCTCAAGGCCGAAGGCGAGCGGGTCGCCAAGGGAGAGCCGCTCTTGCGATTGGAAGATGCGCGCCAGCGTGCGGAGCTGCAGCAATTGCAGGCCAAGCGCATCGGCCTGGAAGCCAAGCTCGCACGCCTGCGGGCGGAACAGACCGGCGCCGCTTCCATCGTCTTTCCCGCCGATATCGTACAGATGGAGTCGCCGATCGCGCGCGAGGTGCTGCGGGCCGAGCAGGGCCTGTTCAAGTCCCGTGCCCAGGTCCATGACGGCAAGGTCCATATCCAGCAGCGTGTCATCGAGCAGCACCAGGCCGAATCGGATGCGCTGAAGGCCCAGATCGATGCCACCACGCAGCAGCGTTCGCTGATCGACGAGGAGGTCAAGATCATGGCCGACCTCTACGAGAAGCGCTACGCCAAGCGCAGCCAGCTCGTCGAGCTCCAGACCAAGCAAAGCGAATTGTCGGGCAAAGCCGGCGAGCTCGCGGCGCGCAAGGCCAAGGCCGAGCAGGCGATGGCGGGCGCCAATCTCGAAATCCTCTCGATCAGCCTCGAACGGCAGAACGACATCGGCGGGGAGATACAGGAATCCCAGCTCATGCTCTCGGAAGTGACCGAGCGCATCGTGCAGGCCGAGGATGTTTTGCGCCGGCTGGTGGTGACCGCGCCGCAGGAAGGCATCGTCGCCAATATCCGGATGCGGACCGCCGGCAGCGTGATCGCGGCGGGCGAGGCGATCCTCGATATCGTGCCGGAGAACGAGCCGTTGATCGTCGAGGCCAAGGTCGACCCGCGCGATATCGATGCGGTGAAGATCGGGGCTGGCACCCGCGTGCGCCTGACGGCGTTCAACTCGCGCCTGCTGCCGCCTTTGCAGGCCAAGGTGAACTATGTCGCGCCGGATCAGCTCGTCGACGAGAAGACGGGCGCTCCCTATTTCGTGGTGCGGGCGGAGATCGATCCGGAGAGCCTCAAGGACTACAAGGTCACGCTGCATGCCGGCATGACCGCGGAGGTCATGATCGTCAACGGCGCGCGCCGGGCGGTCGACTATCTGCTCTCGCCGATCACCGACAGCTTCAACCGGGCGTTCCGCGAGGATTGA